The genome window GCCGCTGGACGACGACCCCCGGCGTCACCGCCGCGGCCTCGTGTTCCTCGACGATCCGGACGGCAAGCCGCCTGAGTTCCTCCGTCTCCGAGTCCATCTCGTGACGCCGTTCGGCCGCCCCCGGCAAAACGGTCCGGGCCCGCTCGCACCCCGGGCTCCGCCGACCACTTATCCCACTGCGAACCGTTCGCACGCTCGTATGGAACTCGACTGCGAGGGCTGCGCCGGCTGCTGTGTCGACTGGCGCCCGCTCGATCCGGCCGCGGCGGGCTCGGACCGCACCGGCCCGCGCCCCCCGCTCGACGACGCCTACGACCTCGTTCCCCTCACCCGCGACGAGGTCGCCCGGTTCGTCGACGACGGCCTCGGCGACGCCTTGGTCCCCCGCCTCTTCGAGCCCGCCGAGCGCGACGACAGCGTCCGGATCGACGGGACCGACCTCGCCGCGGTCGACGGCCGGCCCGTCTTCGTCGTCGGCCTCCGGAAACCGCCGAAGCCGGTCGCGCCGATCGGGACCGACGAGCCGCGCTGGCTCGACGCCTGCGCCTTCCTCGACCCGACGACGCTCCAGTGCCGGATCCACGGGGCCGACCGCTACCCGCGCACCTGCTCGACGTACCCGGGGCACAACCTCGACCTCGGCGCCGAGACGGAGTGCGAGCGCGTCGAGGCCGCCGGCGGCGGCGACCGCCTCCTCGACGACGAGCCGCCGGACGACCTCCCGGCGCCGCCGTTCGGCCCGCAGGCGCTCGGCGCGACCGTGTTCGCCTACCCGGACCCGGACGACCTCGACGGCGTCGTCGCCCGACTCCGCGACGGGGAGGGGACCGCCGACGACCGCGCGCGCTTCGCCGGCGCCGCCGTCGGCTCTCGCCCGGGGTCGCTGTCGGTGACCCGCGAGCGCATGGCCGAAGCCCGAGAACGCGCCCGCGAGGCCGACTCGTGGGTCGGCGAAGCGATCGCGGCGTGGACCGAGCGCGCCGGCGAGAACGGTGACCGCGTCGCGCTCGACGCCGACGCCCGCGACCGACTCGTCCGCGACCTCGAAGACGACGCGGGCGCGCCCGGCACGCCGGGTTGGGGGGAGTGAGCCTCTCGCCCCCTAGTTCCCGCCGCGCGGCCGCCGGACGCCCGGCCGCCAGACCCCTTGCCGCCGGTCGAGCCACGCGACAACGACGACGTGCGGGAGCGTCATGGCAGCGATGGCGACCAGCGACACGGCGAGCAGGTCGCCCGGCGCCGCCACGCCGGCGGGCACCGAGAGGCCGACCGCGCCCACCACGAGGAACCCGCCGAGCGTGAGCGGCGCGGCGTCGCGGCCGAAGCGGGCGAGCGCCCCGACGGCGTCGCCGGCCGACGCCGCGCTCGCGGCCTCGGGGTCGACGAGGACGAGCCGCCCGACGTGCCGGAGCGCGTGCCACAGCGCGAAGTACACGCCGATCGCGAACACCGGCGCCGCGAGCAGGAACCACGCCCACAGCACCGCGAGCTCGCCGACGTCGCGGCGCCAGCCGCCCGGGTCACGCCGCGAGCCGTCCGCGTCGCGCCCGTCCCGGACCCGGCGGTAGCCCAAGACGACCGACGCCAGCGTCGCCGTCGCCATCCCGACGCCGACGCCGATCCGGACCGAAGGCGCGAACAGGGGGTCGACCGCGGTCGCGGCCGCGCCGGCGTCGACGAGGAACAGCCCGACGACCCACTCGGCGACCAGCCGGTACTCCTCGGGGTGCGCGAGGAGGGGAACGCCCATCGGGAGGCCGCCGCGGACGACGAGCGCCAGCCACCGCTCCCCGGAGGTTGGCAGGTGGTCGACGCCGGCGATCGCGAGCGTCGCCACGTCGCCCTGTCCCCAGTGGAGCCACGTGAGCGCGATGAACCCGACGAACGCGGCGACGGGCGCGGCGAAGAACGCGGCGGCGACCGCGCCGCCGAGGACCGCGTAGACGACCGAGACGACCGCGATCGACCGCCGGAGCGACACGCCCGGCGCGCCCCGGAGGGGAACGAGATGGTCCACCGCGCCGTGGGCCATCCCGACGGCGAGGGTGCCGAGCGCGAACGTCGCGACGCCGAGTTCGACCGGAAACAGGGGGGTCACGGCGCCCACCGGCAGTAGCGCGGCCAGCGCCAACGCCGGGCGCCGCGCGAACCAGCGGTCGACGCGCTCGGCCGCGGCGTCGGTTCCGGTCCCGGCTCGCTCGCTCGGTGACGTCACCCCGGCGTCGCGCTCGCGAGCCTCGGCCGGAGGGGCGTCGGCCGCGCCCGTCGACGCCGATGACGCCTCAGTCATCGACCACGTCTGGGTCCGGGTCGGCCGGCGGCTCCGGGCCGGGGACGTCGCGCTCGGTCCCGCCCGACGGCGACGGCCCAGCGACCGACCCCCGGCGGTCGTTCCAGTCGAGCACCCACTCGAACAAGACGAGGCCGTTGATCGTCATCACTCCCGCGGCGACGAAGAACAGCATCTCCTCTATCGGAAGTCCGAGGACCGTGATCCCGCTCGTCAGCTCCGGCGACAGGTACCAGGTCCCCATCCCGATCGCGATCCGGTCGGCGACCCAGAAGTACGCTGCCGGGACCAGCGTCGCCGTGACCCACAGCCGAGGCGTGCGCGCGAGGTACCCCCCGCCCACGCTCCACTGGAGCGCGAGGACCGGCCCGACCCACGCGATCAGCCCGCCGAGGTACAGGAACGAGGGGTCGAGCCGAACGAGTCCCAGCCCGACCGGCACCATCGCGAGGCCGACGAGGACCCCGGCGGCCCGCGGCGCGCGGTCGAAGTCTCCCTCCCGGAACGTCGGGTCGAAGCCGATCCGGTGGAGCGCGAGCGCGACGACGACCGTCTGTACCGTGAAAAAGAGGTACTCCCCCAGCGGGATCGACAGCGCCCGCGCGACGACGGCGCCGTCGGCGTACCCCCACGCCCCCCGTCGGATCATGTAGCTGATCCACGGCGTGGTGTAGGCGTACGCGATAGCGACGAGGATCGCGATCCCGCCGACCGCCCGGCGCTGGCGCTTCGGCTCGTACCGCGGGGCGACGTACCACAGCAGCGCCAGGACGGGGAGACTGAAGACGAGATGAAACTGGAGATACGTCAGCGTCGGTAGCATCGGACCACCCCAACGAGGACGCTCATGCCCATGTGTACTCCCTATTTCTGTTTAACCCTTCAGCCGAACGTGGTCAGGTATCCCCGGCCCGAACCGGTTCGGGGGTCACGCTTCGGCCGCGAGCACGCCGTGCGACTCCAACACCTTCCCGAGCCGGTACATGGAGGCGACGACCGAGTCGCAGACCGGCCGCACCGCGGACTTGGGGACGAACCCGACGGCGAGCCCCGCGACCTCCAGCATCGGCAGGTCGTTCGCGCCGTCGCCGACCGCCACCGTCTCCGCCATCGGCACGCCCACCTCGGCCGCGAGGTCGGCCAGCGCGTCGTCCTTCGTCCCCTCGATGAGCGGCCCCTCGGCCTCGCCGGTGAGCGCGCCGTCCGCGTCGGTCGGCAGCCGGTTCGCGACGATCGTGTCGACCGAGACCCCCTCGCGGGCGAGCGCCGCCTCGACGCCGCGCTCGAACCCGCCGGTGAGCACGGCGACGTGGTGGCCCTCCTCCCGCAGGCGCTCGATGAGGCGCGCGGCGCCGGGCCGGATCCGGACCGCGTCGAACGCGTCCTCGACTTCCGTCGCCCCGAGCTCCTCTAGCAGCGCCGCGCGCCGGTAGAGGCTCTCGGCGTAGCCGATCTCGTCGTTCATCGCCCGCTCGGTGATCTCGGCGACCTCGTCGGTGACGCCGGCCCGCTCCGCGAGCAGCACCGTCATCTCGGAGTCGGAGAGCGTCCCGTCGAAGTCGAACGCGATGAGGCTCATGGCGTCCGTTCGTCGCGGCGGGGCCTTGAAGCGCGCGGTCGACCGCGAGCGCTACTGCCGACCGGACGCCCCCGCTTACAGCCGCTCGCCGCGGTACTCGAAGTAGGTGACTTCCTCGGCACACCAGGAACAGCCGCACTCGCTATAGTAGCCGCTCCGCCCGGTGAGCCGGTCGGGGTGGGTGATCTCGATACCGCGCTGGAACCGCTCCGCGAGCTCGTGGTAGCGGTCACACTCCTCCCAGAACGACGCCGCGGCGGCCATCACGTGCGATCACGAGAAACTCGTATTTGAACGTTTCTCCCGAATCGGCCCGCTCTCCCCCGTTGCGACCCTTTCTCACGCCGCTTCCGTCACTCGCCGTCCGCGTCGGCGAGGAACTCCACGTCGCCGGCGATCACCGCGCTCG of Halorubrum trapanicum contains these proteins:
- a CDS encoding YkgJ family cysteine cluster protein; amino-acid sequence: MELDCEGCAGCCVDWRPLDPAAAGSDRTGPRPPLDDAYDLVPLTRDEVARFVDDGLGDALVPRLFEPAERDDSVRIDGTDLAAVDGRPVFVVGLRKPPKPVAPIGTDEPRWLDACAFLDPTTLQCRIHGADRYPRTCSTYPGHNLDLGAETECERVEAAGGGDRLLDDEPPDDLPAPPFGPQALGATVFAYPDPDDLDGVVARLRDGEGTADDRARFAGAAVGSRPGSLSVTRERMAEARERAREADSWVGEAIAAWTERAGENGDRVALDADARDRLVRDLEDDAGAPGTPGWGE
- a CDS encoding Brp/Blh family beta-carotene 15,15'-dioxygenase, translated to MTEASSASTGAADAPPAEARERDAGVTSPSERAGTGTDAAAERVDRWFARRPALALAALLPVGAVTPLFPVELGVATFALGTLAVGMAHGAVDHLVPLRGAPGVSLRRSIAVVSVVYAVLGGAVAAAFFAAPVAAFVGFIALTWLHWGQGDVATLAIAGVDHLPTSGERWLALVVRGGLPMGVPLLAHPEEYRLVAEWVVGLFLVDAGAAATAVDPLFAPSVRIGVGVGMATATLASVVLGYRRVRDGRDADGSRRDPGGWRRDVGELAVLWAWFLLAAPVFAIGVYFALWHALRHVGRLVLVDPEAASAASAGDAVGALARFGRDAAPLTLGGFLVVGAVGLSVPAGVAAPGDLLAVSLVAIAAMTLPHVVVVAWLDRRQGVWRPGVRRPRGGN
- a CDS encoding lycopene cyclase domain-containing protein encodes the protein MLPTLTYLQFHLVFSLPVLALLWYVAPRYEPKRQRRAVGGIAILVAIAYAYTTPWISYMIRRGAWGYADGAVVARALSIPLGEYLFFTVQTVVVALALHRIGFDPTFREGDFDRAPRAAGVLVGLAMVPVGLGLVRLDPSFLYLGGLIAWVGPVLALQWSVGGGYLARTPRLWVTATLVPAAYFWVADRIAIGMGTWYLSPELTSGITVLGLPIEEMLFFVAAGVMTINGLVLFEWVLDWNDRRGSVAGPSPSGGTERDVPGPEPPADPDPDVVDD
- the serB gene encoding phosphoserine phosphatase SerB, which translates into the protein MSLIAFDFDGTLSDSEMTVLLAERAGVTDEVAEITERAMNDEIGYAESLYRRAALLEELGATEVEDAFDAVRIRPGAARLIERLREEGHHVAVLTGGFERGVEAALAREGVSVDTIVANRLPTDADGALTGEAEGPLIEGTKDDALADLAAEVGVPMAETVAVGDGANDLPMLEVAGLAVGFVPKSAVRPVCDSVVASMYRLGKVLESHGVLAAEA